One genomic window of Diospyros lotus cultivar Yz01 chromosome 8, ASM1463336v1, whole genome shotgun sequence includes the following:
- the LOC127808061 gene encoding C2 and GRAM domain-containing protein At1g03370 isoform X1: MKLLVRIIEARNIPPMDPNGFSDPYVKLQLGRQKFRTKVVKKCLNPSWCEEFAIKVEDLKDELVVSVLDEDRYLIDDFIGQIKIPVSRVFDASDKSLGTAWYSLLPKNRRSKNKDCGEVLLTICFSQSNSFMDSQPPVDHAYSSRSYTDSATDSPSRSSSSSFRSPSPMKLEEVASSKEDKSHTQGFAFRIAQIFNKNGDWASNASSRTPDLPDIAENEVSEPNSFEFSTISFEEAIKTMESRDQGSEIPSNLPGGVILDQLYLIAPRELNSFLFSPESNFLKDVTEQQGTTELQVGPWKFDNNIDSLKRGLTYTKGSSGIIRATRGIEEQTYIKADGNVFAVLASVSTPDVPYGSSFKTELLYCILPGPELPSGEQCSRLILSWRTNFLQSTMMKSMIEGGARQGLKESFDQFAKLLSQHIKIVDANDVASSKEQVLATLQVEPHSDWKLAVRYFSNLTMLSTIVMGIYVLVHVWLSMPSVIQGLEFVGLDLPDSIGEVIVCGVLVLQAQRAVELISRFMQARAQKGSDHGVKAQGDGWLLTVALIEGSNFAAVDSSGFSDPYVVFTCNGKTKTSSIKFQKSDPRWNEIFEFDAMDEPPSMLDVEVFDFDGPFDEATSLGHAEINFVKTNLSDLADVWVPLQGKLAQACQSKLHLRIFLDNTRGGNVVKEYLTKMEKEVGKKIKLRSPQTNSAFQKLFGLPSEEFLINDFTCHLKRKMPLQGRLFLSARIIGFHADLFGHKTKFFFLWEDIEDIQVVPPTLSSMGSPILVMTLRPGRGEDARHGAKTQDSEGRLKFHFQSFVSFNVAHRTIMALWKARALSPEQKAQIVEEESEAKNLQVVEEESDAKTLQPEESGSFLGLEDVSMSLVYSSVLSVPTSFFMELFNGSELERKSNERIGCLNYSYSPWEFDKADVYHRQLYYKFDKHISCYRGEVTSTQQRSPLSDKNGWLIEEVMTLHGVPLGDYFNVHIRYLVEDVPTRSTVCNVQVFFGIAWLKNSRHQKRISKNILSNLEDRLKLMFGLVEKEYISGK, from the exons ATGAAGCTGTTGGTGCGTATAATTGAAGCGCGGAATATACCGCCGATGGATCCAAATGGGTTCAGCGACCCGTATGTGAAACTGCAGCTGGGAAGGCAAAAGTTTAGGACGAAAGTGGTTAAAAAGTGTTTAAACCCCTCCTGGTGCGAAGAATTCGCTATTAAAGTCGAAGACTTGAAAGACGAGCTCGTTGTTTCGGTTTTGGATGAAGATAGGTACTTAATTGACGACTTCATTGGCCAGATCAAGATACCTGTCTCTCGCGTTTTCGATGCCAGTGATAAGTCCCTTGGCACTGCCTGGTATTCTTTGCTCCCCAAGAATAGGAGGTCCAAGAATAAGGACTGTG GTGAAGTTCTTCTCACTATATGTTTTTCTCAAAGCAATTCTTTCATGGATTCGCAACCTCCTGTTGATCATGCATATTCCTCAAGGAGCTATACTGATTCAGCAACTGACTCACCATCAAGGTCTTCTAGCAGCTCCTTCAGATCACCTTCTCCAATGAAATTGGAAGAAGTTGCTTCTTCTAAGGAAGACAAGTCACACACGCAAGGCTTTGCTTTTCGAATTGCTCAGATATTCAATAAAAATGGAGATTGGGCATCCAATGCATCAAGTAGGACCCCTGACTTGCCAGACATAGCTGAAAATGAGGTATCTGAGCCCAATTCTTTTGAGTTTTCCACTATCAGCTTTGAGGAAGCAATCAAAACAATGGAGTCAAGAGATCAAGGAAGTGAAATTCCAAGCAACTTACCTGGAGGGGTAATCTTAGACCAACTATATTTGATTGCACCACGAGAGCTgaactcttttctcttttcacCGGAGTCAAACTTTTTGAAAGATGTAACGGAACAACAAGGAACCACAGAGCTGCAAGTGGGGCCTTGGAAATTTGACAACAACATTGACAGCCTGAAAAGAGGACTTACTTATACCAAGGGTTCCAGTGGAATAATTAGGGCTACAAGAGGTATTGAGGAGCAAACATATATAAAAGCAGATGGGAATGTTTTTGCAGTTTTAGCAAGCGTGAGCACTCCAGATGTTCCCTATGGAAGCAGCTTTAAAACAGAATTGCTTTACTGTATCTTACCTGGGCCTGAGCTGCCATCAGGAGAACAATGTTCTCGATTAATATTATCCTGGAGAACAAATTTTCTGCAGAGCACTATGATGAAGAGCATGATAGAAGGTGGAGCACGACAAGGTCTAAAGGAAAgttttgatcaatttgcaaaGTTATTGTCTCAACATATTAAGATAGTAGATGCAAATGACGTTGCTTCCAGTAAAGAACAGGTTTTGGCAACTCTCCAAGTGGAGCCACATTCTGATTGGAAGCTGGCAGTTCGGTACTTTTCTAATTTGACTATGTTATCAACAATTGTTATGGGAATATATGTGCTTGTGCATGTCTGGCTATCCATGCCTAGCGTGATCCAAGGACTTGAGTTTGTTGGATTAGATTTGCCGGATTCTATTGGTGAAGTGATTGTGTGTGGGGTCTTGGTTCTTCAAGCTCAACGTGCAGTAGAGTTGATTTCTCGCTTCATGCAGGCTAGAGCACAAAAGG GCAGCGACCATGGAGTTAAAGCACAAGGTGATGGGTGGTTGCTGACTGTTGCCTTGATTGAAGGAAGCAATTTTGCAGCCGTTGATTCAAGTGGATTCTCTGATCCATATGTGGTCTTTACTTGTAATGGGAAAACTAAAACCAGCTCAATCAAGTTTCAGAAATCTGATCCTAGGTGGAACG aaatatttgaatttgatgcaATGGATGAACCCCCATCTATGCTGGACGTGgaagtttttgattttgatggaCCCTTTGATGAAGCTACTTCTCTGGGGCATGCTGaaatcaattttgtaaaaactaATTTGTCTGATTTAGCTGATGTCTGGGTTCCTCTGCAAGGCAAGCTAGCTCAGGCATGTCAGTCAAAACTGCATCTAAGAATTTTCTTGGACAATACAAGGGGTGGCAATGTTGTTAAAGAATACTTAACTAAGATGGAGAAGGAGGTGGGCAAGAAG ATAAAACTGCGGTCACCTCAAACAAATTCAGCATTTCAGAAACTGTTTGGGCTTCCATCAGAGGAGTTTCTCATCAATGATTTTACTTGTCACTTGAAACGGAAAATGCCTCTTCAG GGCCGCCTATTTTTGTCAGCAAGAATAATAGGCTTCCATGCAGACCTATTTGGACATAAGACAAAATTCTTTTTCCTCTGGGAAGATATTGAAGACATTCAAGTGGTCCCTCCTACATTGTCATCAATGGGGAGTCCAATACTTGTCATGACTTTAAGGCCTGGGAGAGGTGAGGATGCAAGGCATGGTGCAAAGACGCAAGATTCAGAAGGCAGGCTAAAGTTCCATTTCCAGTCTTTTGTATCTTTCAATGTTGCACACAG GACAATCATGGCACTTTGGAAAGCAAGAGCATTGAGTCCTGAGCAGAAGGCACAAATAGTTGAGGAAGAATCTGAAGCTAAAAACCTTCAAGTGGTTGAAGAAGAGAGTGATGCTAAAACCCTCCAACCTGAAGAGAGTGGATCCTTCTTGGGTCTTGAGGATGTTAGCATGTCTCTGGTCTATTCTTCTGTTCTTTCTGTTCCC ACCAGTTTCTTCATGGAACTATTCAATGGGAGTGAGTTGGAACGCAAGAGCAATGAGAGGATTGGTTGTCTTAATTATTCTTATAGTCCTTGGGAATTTGACAAGGCTGATGTATACCACAGACAACTGTATTACAAATTTGATAAACATATATCCTGCTATAGAGGAGAGGTTACAAGCACACAACAGAGGTCTCCCCTTTCTGATAAAAATGGTTGGCTCATTGAAGAGGTCATGACACTCCATGGGGTTCCACTAGGAGACTATTTTAAT GTTCACATAAGATACCTAGTGGAAGATGTACCCACCCGATCCACAGTATGTAACGTCCAAGTGTTTTTTGGAATTGCATGGCTGAAAAATAGTAGACATCAGAAAAGGATTAGTAAGAATATCCTTTCAAATCTGGAAGATCGATTGAAGTTAATGTTTGGTTTAGTAGAGAAGGAATATATATCAGGAAAGTAG
- the LOC127808061 gene encoding C2 and GRAM domain-containing protein At1g03370 isoform X2, whose amino-acid sequence MKLLVRIIEARNIPPMDPNGFSDPYVKLQLGRQKFRTKVVKKCLNPSWCEEFAIKVEDLKDELVVSVLDEDRYLIDDFIGQIKIPVSRVFDASDKSLGTAWYSLLPKNRRSKNKDCGEVLLTICFSQSNSFMDSQPPVDHAYSSRSYTDSATDSPSRSSSSSFRSPSPMKLEEVASSKEDKSHTQGFAFRIAQIFNKNGDWASNASSRTPDLPDIAENEVSEPNSFEFSTISFEEAIKTMESRDQGSEIPSNLPGGVILDQLYLIAPRELNSFLFSPESNFLKDVTEQQGTTELQVGPWKFDNNIDSLKRGLTYTKGSSGIIRATRGIEEQTYIKADGNVFAVLASVSTPDVPYGSSFKTELLYCILPGPELPSGEQCSRLILSWRTNFLQSTMMKSMIEGGARQGLKESFDQFAKLLSQHIKIVDANDVASSKEQVLATLQVEPHSDWKLAVRYFSNLTMLSTIVMGIYVLVHVWLSMPSVIQGLEFVGLDLPDSIGEVIVCGVLVLQAQRAVELISRFMQARAQKGSDHGVKAQGDGWLLTVALIEGSNFAAVDSSGFSDPYVVFTCNGKTKTSSIKFQKSDPRWNEIFEFDAMDEPPSMLDVEVFDFDGPFDEATSLGHAEINFVKTNLSDLADVWVPLQGKLAQACQSKLHLRIFLDNTRGGNVVKEYLTKMEKEVGKKIKLRSPQTNSAFQKLFGLPSEEFLINDFTCHLKRKMPLQGRLFLSARIIGFHADLFGHKTKFFFLWEDIEDIQVVPPTLSSMGSPILVMTLRPGRGEDARHGAKTQDSEGRLKFHFQSFVSFNVAHRTIMALWKARALSPEQKAQIVEEESEAKNLQVVEEESDAKTLQPEESGSFLGLEDVSMSLVYSSVLSVPVHIRYLVEDVPTRSTVCNVQVFFGIAWLKNSRHQKRISKNILSNLEDRLKLMFGLVEKEYISGK is encoded by the exons ATGAAGCTGTTGGTGCGTATAATTGAAGCGCGGAATATACCGCCGATGGATCCAAATGGGTTCAGCGACCCGTATGTGAAACTGCAGCTGGGAAGGCAAAAGTTTAGGACGAAAGTGGTTAAAAAGTGTTTAAACCCCTCCTGGTGCGAAGAATTCGCTATTAAAGTCGAAGACTTGAAAGACGAGCTCGTTGTTTCGGTTTTGGATGAAGATAGGTACTTAATTGACGACTTCATTGGCCAGATCAAGATACCTGTCTCTCGCGTTTTCGATGCCAGTGATAAGTCCCTTGGCACTGCCTGGTATTCTTTGCTCCCCAAGAATAGGAGGTCCAAGAATAAGGACTGTG GTGAAGTTCTTCTCACTATATGTTTTTCTCAAAGCAATTCTTTCATGGATTCGCAACCTCCTGTTGATCATGCATATTCCTCAAGGAGCTATACTGATTCAGCAACTGACTCACCATCAAGGTCTTCTAGCAGCTCCTTCAGATCACCTTCTCCAATGAAATTGGAAGAAGTTGCTTCTTCTAAGGAAGACAAGTCACACACGCAAGGCTTTGCTTTTCGAATTGCTCAGATATTCAATAAAAATGGAGATTGGGCATCCAATGCATCAAGTAGGACCCCTGACTTGCCAGACATAGCTGAAAATGAGGTATCTGAGCCCAATTCTTTTGAGTTTTCCACTATCAGCTTTGAGGAAGCAATCAAAACAATGGAGTCAAGAGATCAAGGAAGTGAAATTCCAAGCAACTTACCTGGAGGGGTAATCTTAGACCAACTATATTTGATTGCACCACGAGAGCTgaactcttttctcttttcacCGGAGTCAAACTTTTTGAAAGATGTAACGGAACAACAAGGAACCACAGAGCTGCAAGTGGGGCCTTGGAAATTTGACAACAACATTGACAGCCTGAAAAGAGGACTTACTTATACCAAGGGTTCCAGTGGAATAATTAGGGCTACAAGAGGTATTGAGGAGCAAACATATATAAAAGCAGATGGGAATGTTTTTGCAGTTTTAGCAAGCGTGAGCACTCCAGATGTTCCCTATGGAAGCAGCTTTAAAACAGAATTGCTTTACTGTATCTTACCTGGGCCTGAGCTGCCATCAGGAGAACAATGTTCTCGATTAATATTATCCTGGAGAACAAATTTTCTGCAGAGCACTATGATGAAGAGCATGATAGAAGGTGGAGCACGACAAGGTCTAAAGGAAAgttttgatcaatttgcaaaGTTATTGTCTCAACATATTAAGATAGTAGATGCAAATGACGTTGCTTCCAGTAAAGAACAGGTTTTGGCAACTCTCCAAGTGGAGCCACATTCTGATTGGAAGCTGGCAGTTCGGTACTTTTCTAATTTGACTATGTTATCAACAATTGTTATGGGAATATATGTGCTTGTGCATGTCTGGCTATCCATGCCTAGCGTGATCCAAGGACTTGAGTTTGTTGGATTAGATTTGCCGGATTCTATTGGTGAAGTGATTGTGTGTGGGGTCTTGGTTCTTCAAGCTCAACGTGCAGTAGAGTTGATTTCTCGCTTCATGCAGGCTAGAGCACAAAAGG GCAGCGACCATGGAGTTAAAGCACAAGGTGATGGGTGGTTGCTGACTGTTGCCTTGATTGAAGGAAGCAATTTTGCAGCCGTTGATTCAAGTGGATTCTCTGATCCATATGTGGTCTTTACTTGTAATGGGAAAACTAAAACCAGCTCAATCAAGTTTCAGAAATCTGATCCTAGGTGGAACG aaatatttgaatttgatgcaATGGATGAACCCCCATCTATGCTGGACGTGgaagtttttgattttgatggaCCCTTTGATGAAGCTACTTCTCTGGGGCATGCTGaaatcaattttgtaaaaactaATTTGTCTGATTTAGCTGATGTCTGGGTTCCTCTGCAAGGCAAGCTAGCTCAGGCATGTCAGTCAAAACTGCATCTAAGAATTTTCTTGGACAATACAAGGGGTGGCAATGTTGTTAAAGAATACTTAACTAAGATGGAGAAGGAGGTGGGCAAGAAG ATAAAACTGCGGTCACCTCAAACAAATTCAGCATTTCAGAAACTGTTTGGGCTTCCATCAGAGGAGTTTCTCATCAATGATTTTACTTGTCACTTGAAACGGAAAATGCCTCTTCAG GGCCGCCTATTTTTGTCAGCAAGAATAATAGGCTTCCATGCAGACCTATTTGGACATAAGACAAAATTCTTTTTCCTCTGGGAAGATATTGAAGACATTCAAGTGGTCCCTCCTACATTGTCATCAATGGGGAGTCCAATACTTGTCATGACTTTAAGGCCTGGGAGAGGTGAGGATGCAAGGCATGGTGCAAAGACGCAAGATTCAGAAGGCAGGCTAAAGTTCCATTTCCAGTCTTTTGTATCTTTCAATGTTGCACACAG GACAATCATGGCACTTTGGAAAGCAAGAGCATTGAGTCCTGAGCAGAAGGCACAAATAGTTGAGGAAGAATCTGAAGCTAAAAACCTTCAAGTGGTTGAAGAAGAGAGTGATGCTAAAACCCTCCAACCTGAAGAGAGTGGATCCTTCTTGGGTCTTGAGGATGTTAGCATGTCTCTGGTCTATTCTTCTGTTCTTTCTGTTCCC GTTCACATAAGATACCTAGTGGAAGATGTACCCACCCGATCCACAGTATGTAACGTCCAAGTGTTTTTTGGAATTGCATGGCTGAAAAATAGTAGACATCAGAAAAGGATTAGTAAGAATATCCTTTCAAATCTGGAAGATCGATTGAAGTTAATGTTTGGTTTAGTAGAGAAGGAATATATATCAGGAAAGTAG
- the LOC127808061 gene encoding C2 and GRAM domain-containing protein At1g03370 isoform X3, with translation MDSQPPVDHAYSSRSYTDSATDSPSRSSSSSFRSPSPMKLEEVASSKEDKSHTQGFAFRIAQIFNKNGDWASNASSRTPDLPDIAENEVSEPNSFEFSTISFEEAIKTMESRDQGSEIPSNLPGGVILDQLYLIAPRELNSFLFSPESNFLKDVTEQQGTTELQVGPWKFDNNIDSLKRGLTYTKGSSGIIRATRGIEEQTYIKADGNVFAVLASVSTPDVPYGSSFKTELLYCILPGPELPSGEQCSRLILSWRTNFLQSTMMKSMIEGGARQGLKESFDQFAKLLSQHIKIVDANDVASSKEQVLATLQVEPHSDWKLAVRYFSNLTMLSTIVMGIYVLVHVWLSMPSVIQGLEFVGLDLPDSIGEVIVCGVLVLQAQRAVELISRFMQARAQKGSDHGVKAQGDGWLLTVALIEGSNFAAVDSSGFSDPYVVFTCNGKTKTSSIKFQKSDPRWNEIFEFDAMDEPPSMLDVEVFDFDGPFDEATSLGHAEINFVKTNLSDLADVWVPLQGKLAQACQSKLHLRIFLDNTRGGNVVKEYLTKMEKEVGKKIKLRSPQTNSAFQKLFGLPSEEFLINDFTCHLKRKMPLQGRLFLSARIIGFHADLFGHKTKFFFLWEDIEDIQVVPPTLSSMGSPILVMTLRPGRGEDARHGAKTQDSEGRLKFHFQSFVSFNVAHRTIMALWKARALSPEQKAQIVEEESEAKNLQVVEEESDAKTLQPEESGSFLGLEDVSMSLVYSSVLSVPTSFFMELFNGSELERKSNERIGCLNYSYSPWEFDKADVYHRQLYYKFDKHISCYRGEVTSTQQRSPLSDKNGWLIEEVMTLHGVPLGDYFNVHIRYLVEDVPTRSTVCNVQVFFGIAWLKNSRHQKRISKNILSNLEDRLKLMFGLVEKEYISGK, from the exons ATGGATTCGCAACCTCCTGTTGATCATGCATATTCCTCAAGGAGCTATACTGATTCAGCAACTGACTCACCATCAAGGTCTTCTAGCAGCTCCTTCAGATCACCTTCTCCAATGAAATTGGAAGAAGTTGCTTCTTCTAAGGAAGACAAGTCACACACGCAAGGCTTTGCTTTTCGAATTGCTCAGATATTCAATAAAAATGGAGATTGGGCATCCAATGCATCAAGTAGGACCCCTGACTTGCCAGACATAGCTGAAAATGAGGTATCTGAGCCCAATTCTTTTGAGTTTTCCACTATCAGCTTTGAGGAAGCAATCAAAACAATGGAGTCAAGAGATCAAGGAAGTGAAATTCCAAGCAACTTACCTGGAGGGGTAATCTTAGACCAACTATATTTGATTGCACCACGAGAGCTgaactcttttctcttttcacCGGAGTCAAACTTTTTGAAAGATGTAACGGAACAACAAGGAACCACAGAGCTGCAAGTGGGGCCTTGGAAATTTGACAACAACATTGACAGCCTGAAAAGAGGACTTACTTATACCAAGGGTTCCAGTGGAATAATTAGGGCTACAAGAGGTATTGAGGAGCAAACATATATAAAAGCAGATGGGAATGTTTTTGCAGTTTTAGCAAGCGTGAGCACTCCAGATGTTCCCTATGGAAGCAGCTTTAAAACAGAATTGCTTTACTGTATCTTACCTGGGCCTGAGCTGCCATCAGGAGAACAATGTTCTCGATTAATATTATCCTGGAGAACAAATTTTCTGCAGAGCACTATGATGAAGAGCATGATAGAAGGTGGAGCACGACAAGGTCTAAAGGAAAgttttgatcaatttgcaaaGTTATTGTCTCAACATATTAAGATAGTAGATGCAAATGACGTTGCTTCCAGTAAAGAACAGGTTTTGGCAACTCTCCAAGTGGAGCCACATTCTGATTGGAAGCTGGCAGTTCGGTACTTTTCTAATTTGACTATGTTATCAACAATTGTTATGGGAATATATGTGCTTGTGCATGTCTGGCTATCCATGCCTAGCGTGATCCAAGGACTTGAGTTTGTTGGATTAGATTTGCCGGATTCTATTGGTGAAGTGATTGTGTGTGGGGTCTTGGTTCTTCAAGCTCAACGTGCAGTAGAGTTGATTTCTCGCTTCATGCAGGCTAGAGCACAAAAGG GCAGCGACCATGGAGTTAAAGCACAAGGTGATGGGTGGTTGCTGACTGTTGCCTTGATTGAAGGAAGCAATTTTGCAGCCGTTGATTCAAGTGGATTCTCTGATCCATATGTGGTCTTTACTTGTAATGGGAAAACTAAAACCAGCTCAATCAAGTTTCAGAAATCTGATCCTAGGTGGAACG aaatatttgaatttgatgcaATGGATGAACCCCCATCTATGCTGGACGTGgaagtttttgattttgatggaCCCTTTGATGAAGCTACTTCTCTGGGGCATGCTGaaatcaattttgtaaaaactaATTTGTCTGATTTAGCTGATGTCTGGGTTCCTCTGCAAGGCAAGCTAGCTCAGGCATGTCAGTCAAAACTGCATCTAAGAATTTTCTTGGACAATACAAGGGGTGGCAATGTTGTTAAAGAATACTTAACTAAGATGGAGAAGGAGGTGGGCAAGAAG ATAAAACTGCGGTCACCTCAAACAAATTCAGCATTTCAGAAACTGTTTGGGCTTCCATCAGAGGAGTTTCTCATCAATGATTTTACTTGTCACTTGAAACGGAAAATGCCTCTTCAG GGCCGCCTATTTTTGTCAGCAAGAATAATAGGCTTCCATGCAGACCTATTTGGACATAAGACAAAATTCTTTTTCCTCTGGGAAGATATTGAAGACATTCAAGTGGTCCCTCCTACATTGTCATCAATGGGGAGTCCAATACTTGTCATGACTTTAAGGCCTGGGAGAGGTGAGGATGCAAGGCATGGTGCAAAGACGCAAGATTCAGAAGGCAGGCTAAAGTTCCATTTCCAGTCTTTTGTATCTTTCAATGTTGCACACAG GACAATCATGGCACTTTGGAAAGCAAGAGCATTGAGTCCTGAGCAGAAGGCACAAATAGTTGAGGAAGAATCTGAAGCTAAAAACCTTCAAGTGGTTGAAGAAGAGAGTGATGCTAAAACCCTCCAACCTGAAGAGAGTGGATCCTTCTTGGGTCTTGAGGATGTTAGCATGTCTCTGGTCTATTCTTCTGTTCTTTCTGTTCCC ACCAGTTTCTTCATGGAACTATTCAATGGGAGTGAGTTGGAACGCAAGAGCAATGAGAGGATTGGTTGTCTTAATTATTCTTATAGTCCTTGGGAATTTGACAAGGCTGATGTATACCACAGACAACTGTATTACAAATTTGATAAACATATATCCTGCTATAGAGGAGAGGTTACAAGCACACAACAGAGGTCTCCCCTTTCTGATAAAAATGGTTGGCTCATTGAAGAGGTCATGACACTCCATGGGGTTCCACTAGGAGACTATTTTAAT GTTCACATAAGATACCTAGTGGAAGATGTACCCACCCGATCCACAGTATGTAACGTCCAAGTGTTTTTTGGAATTGCATGGCTGAAAAATAGTAGACATCAGAAAAGGATTAGTAAGAATATCCTTTCAAATCTGGAAGATCGATTGAAGTTAATGTTTGGTTTAGTAGAGAAGGAATATATATCAGGAAAGTAG